One segment of Belonocnema kinseyi isolate 2016_QV_RU_SX_M_011 chromosome 7, B_treatae_v1, whole genome shotgun sequence DNA contains the following:
- the LOC117176480 gene encoding uncharacterized protein LOC117176480 has translation MWRFNPPAAPHFGGLREAAVRSVKNHLRRVVGDTSMTFGKTTTFLTQMETCLNLRPLQAQSDDPNDMVPLMTSHFLISSSIFTVPEPSHIDLKQNRLQWWQLTRQMYEDFWTRWSYEYLQGL, from the coding sequence ATGTGGCGTTTCAACCCTCCAGCCGCCCCGCACTTCGGAGGACTTCGAGAAGCAGCTGTCCGTtctgtaaaaaatcatcttcgtCGGGTAGTGGGAGATACTTCTATGACTTTTGGGAAAACGACAACCTTCCTCACGCAGATGGAGACTTGTCTCAATTTACGTCCGCTACAAGCTCAGAGCGATGATCCGAATGATATGGTACCGTTGATGACGAGTCATTTCTTGATAAGTTCTTCAATCTTCACGGTTCCAGAACCTTCTCACATCGACCTCAAGCAAAATCGATTACAATGGTGGCAGCTTACCAGACAGATGTATGAAGATTTCTGGACCAGATGGTCCTATGAATATCTACAAGGACTTTAA